One genomic window of Branchiostoma lanceolatum isolate klBraLanc5 chromosome 5, klBraLanc5.hap2, whole genome shotgun sequence includes the following:
- the LOC136434415 gene encoding cytochrome P450 2J2-like — MFGLILEPYTPRFKEHKKFTISALRDFGVGKKSMEGKILEETQAISDVISKKENQAFCISRLLKNATCNVICSLVFGSRYEYDDVKGKELLLMIEQTFSTKYIHLLPLAFPAAWIIPSLKKGSERFLNNTHKLREHIREEIAKHKDTFDPNDIRDFMDAYLLEAKKREGDENSTFTEEQHVELVHQLFLAGTDTTANTLHWAVLFMILHPDIQQKVQREIDSVLGPNQDPSMEHRSQMPYTQATLGEITRMAATAPMTALHFTSSDVFFRGYHIPKRNK; from the exons ATGTTTG GATTGATCCTTGAGCCGTACACTCCTCGATTTAAAGAGCACAAGAAGTTCACCATTTCCGCTCTCCGCGACTTCGGCGTCGGCAAGAAGAGTATGGAAGGGAAGATTCTAGAAGAGACACAAGCAATCAGCGACGTCAtctcaaagaaagaaaaccagGCCTTTTGCATCTCTCGGCTGTTGAAGAATGCAACTTGCAACGTAATCTGCTCTCTCGTGTTCGGTTCTCGCTACGAGTACGATGACGTCAAAGGTAAAGAACTTCTACTGATGATCGAACAAACGTTCTCTACCAAATACATTCATCTTCTGCCGCTTGCTTTTCCAGCGGCTTGGATAATTCCTAGTTTAAAGAAGGGATCCGAAAGGTTTCTCAACAACACACATAAGCTAAGGGAACACATCCGAGAGGAAATAGCAAAACACAAGGACACGTTTGACCCCAATGACATCAGGGACTTTATGGACGCATATCTACTGGAGGCCAAAAAGCGAGAAGGAGACGAGAATTCTACCTTCACCGAAGAGCAGCATGTTGAG CTGGTCCACCAGCTGTTCTTGGCAGGTACTGACACCACAGCGAACACGTTGCACTGGGCCGTGCTGTTCATGATCCTCCATCCGGACATCCAGCAGAAAGTACAGCGGGAGATAGACAGCGTGCTGGGACCCAACCAGGACCCCTCCATGGAACATCGCAGCCAG ATGCCTTACACACAGGCGACATTGGGTGAAATAACCAGGATGGCAGCAACCGCTCCAATGACAGCTCTGCACTTTACCAGCAGTGATGTATTCTTCAGAGGTTACCACATTCCCAAG AGAAATAAGTAA
- the LOC136434417 gene encoding cytochrome P450 2D26-like gives MSVLLPAVSGLWSLQALLVGVVVIITAVLWKRSSTAGLPPGPRGLPLVGNLFSLSKNLPLIYQEWSKKYGGVFTVYAFNQPRVVLNSFSAIREALVTNADVFSSRPLVQNPLSSDPSAKGLINEPYTPRFKEHKKFTMSALRDFSVGKKSLEGKILEQARALSDVISKKENKAFCISRLLKNTTFNVICSLVFGSRFEYDDVKGKELLLMIEQFSALRLSLLPLTFIFPATRIIPSFKEVSEGFKNTQLKLREHIREEIAKHMETFDPNDIKDFLDAFLLEAKKREGDENSTFTEEQHIEVVLQLFLAGTDTTATTLLWAVLFMILHPDIQQKVQQEIDSVLGPNQDPSMEHRSQMPYTEATLSEISRMAATVPTAPRHSTSSDVFFRGYNIPEGTLVYVNIWSVLYDPQLWPEPYKFDPTRFLDDSGKFTRREEIIMFSMGRRLCPGERLAKAELFLFFTSLLRRFTFKPPEGGPMPSAKGVFGVVHSPAPFQLVAEPRK, from the exons ATGAGCGTTTTGCTACCCGCCGTCTCCGGACTGTGGAGCCTCCAGGCTTTGCTAGTTGGCGTTGTTGTCATCATCACGGCAGTGCTGTGGAAGCGGTCTTCAACAGCCGGCTTGCCGCCCGGACCGAGAGGACTGCCGCTGGTCGGGAACTTGTTCAGCTTGAGCAAG AATCTGCCACTTATCTATCAAGAGTGGTCTAAGAAGTACGGGGGCGTCTTCACCGTGTACGCCTTCAACCAGCCAAGGGTTGTTCTGAACAGCTTTAGCGCCATCCGAGAGGCTCTTGTGACGAACGCTGATGTTTTCTCCAGCCGTCCCCTGGTCCAAAACCCATTGTCGTCTGACCCGAGTGCAAAAG GATTGATCAACGAGCCGTACACACCTCGATTCAAAGAGCACAAGAAGTTCACCATGTCCGCGCTCCGCGACTTTAGCGTCGGCAAGAAGAGTCTGGAAGGGAAGATTCTAGAACAGGCACGAGCACTCAGCGATGTCATCTCGAAGAAAGAAAATAAGGCTTTTTGCATCTCCCGGCTGTTGAAGAATACAACTTTCAATGTCATCTGCTCTCTTGTGTTCGGTTCTCGCTTTGAGTATGATGATGTTAAGGGTAAAGAACTTCTACTGATGATCGAACAGTTCTCTGCCCTGCGCCTCTCTTTGCTGCCGTTAACGTTTATATTTCCAGCAACTCGGATAATTCCTAGCTTCAAGGAGGTATCCGAAGGGTTTAAAAACACTCAGCTCAAGCTGAGGGAACACATCCGGGAGGAAATAGCAAAACACATGGAAACATTTGACCCGAATGACATCAAGGACTTCTTGGACGCATTTCTGCTGGAAGCTAAAAAGCGGGAGGGAGACGAGAATTCTACCTTCACCGAAGAGCAACATATTGAG GTCGTCCTCCAGCTGTTCTTGGCAGGTACTGACACCACAGCGACCACCCTGCTCTGGGCCGTGCTGTTCATGATCCTCCATCCGGACATCCAGCAGAAAGTACAGCAGGAGATAGACAGCGTGCTGGGACCCAACCAGGACCCCTCCATGGAACACCGCAGCCAG ATGCCCTACACAGAGGCCACCTTGAGTGAAATAAGCAGGATGGCAGCAACCGTTCCAACCGCACCTCGACATTCTACCAGCAGTGATGTCTTCTTCAGAGGTTACAACATTCCCGAG GGAACACTGGTGTATGTGAACATCTGGTCGGTGCTGTACGATCCACAGCTCTGGCCCGAGCCATACAAGTTTGACCCGACCCGCTTTCTTGACGACTCCGGCAAGTTTACTAGGAGGGAGGAAATCATCATGTTTTCTATGG GTCGTCGCCTGTGTCCCGGTGAACGGCTTGCCAAGGCAGAGCTGTTCCTGTTCTTCACCTCCCTGCTACGGCGCTTCACCTTCAAACCGCCAGAGGGCGGCCCCATGCCGTCTGCCAAGGGAGTCTTTGGAGTTGTACATTCCCCGGCACCCTTTCAGCTGGTTGCTGAACCAAGGAAGTAA